The genomic stretch CGATGACCGTGGACGACGCCCGCCGGTACTCGCGGATGACGGGGTTGAGCAGGTGCGACAGCGTGACCGAGACGTCCAGGTGCTCGTCGAGCAGCTCGCCGACCCGGATCTCGTGAGCCGGGTTGACCGTCGACCAGAGCAGGCAGACGCCGACCGCCTCGACACCGTGGGACCGGCACCCGTCGATGGCTTCCACGATGCTCGCCTCGTCCAGCGGCAGGAAGATCTCGCCGTCGCTGTCGACGCGCTCGGTGATCTCGAAGGTCAGATAGCGCGGGACGTACGGCGGCGGGAACGGCTGGTGGCGGAAGGGGCCGAGCTTGCCGCCCTCGCGCATCAGCAGGATGTCGGGGAAGCCGCGCGTGGTGAAGAACGCGGTCCTCGCCGTCTTGCCCTCAACGATCGCGTTCGTCGCGCGCGTCGTGCCGTAGGCGAACTGCGAGGCCTGCGCGAGCAGCTGCGCGACCGTCAGGCCGATGTCCGGCGCGATCTGCTCGAGCGCCTCGCGGATCGCGTCGAACGCGCGGCCCGCCGTGGTCAGCGCCTTGCCGATGTGCATCTCCCCGTGGGCGTCGACCACGACCACGTCGGTGAAGGTCCCGCCGGTGTCTACGGAGATCCGGAAGTCCACGATGTGTCCCTACCCGCTCGCAGAGTGTTCCACAGCGGCGTAACCTGGGTACGCGAGCGAGGCAACACGAGCGAGGGAAACGGGGGACCGCAGTGCGGACCGTCGACATCAACTCCGATCTTGGCGAGAGCTTCGGCAACTGGCGGATGGGCAACGACGAGGCGCTCATCCCCGAGATCACCACGGCGAACGTCGCCTGCGGCTTCCATGCGAGCGATCCGGTGACCATGGTCCAGACGGTCGAGCGCTGCAAGCAGCACGGCGTGGCGGTCGGCGCCCACCCGGGGCTGCCCGACCTGCTGGGCTTCGGCCGCCGGCCGATGGCGATCTCGCCCGACGACGCCTACGCCTACGTTCTCTACCAGGCGGGCGCGCTGCAGGGCGTGCTGCGCAGCGTCGGCCTGACGCTGCACCACATCAAGCCGCACGGCGCCATGTACTCGATCCTGCGCGACGACCAGGAGTTGGCGCCCGCCGCCGCCGAGGCCATCGCGCAGGCGATGGACGAGCCGGTGGTCTACTGGCCCGCTCCCACGGACGCGGCGCTGCCGAACGAATGTCGCCGGCGCGGGATCCGCGTCGTGGGCGAGATCTACCCGGACCTGGAGTACGCGCCGGACGGCCGTCTGATCCTGCAGCGAGCCAAGCACCACACCGATGTCGCCGAGGCGACCGCACAGGTCCGGCGGTGGCTCGACACGGGTCGCGTCGCGACGCCGGACGGGACGCCGGTCGAGATCGATGCGGAGTCGATCTGCCTGCACGGCGACGGCCCGAACGCCGTCGAGGTGACCCAGGCGGTGAAACGGACGGTCGAAGAGGCCGGCTTCCGCGTGGGCCCGCTCGACGCGACGACGGAGGTGACGGCATGAAGTTCGGCCTGATGTTCTCCCAGCAGGTGCCGCCGGAGAGCGGCATCACATGGCAGCAGCCGTACGAGGACATGCTGCGCTGTCTGCCCCGGGCCGAGGAGCTCGGCTACACCTCCGTCTTCAACGTCTCGCATCACGTGCAGCTCGACGGCCTCTGCCCGTCGCCGCTGATCGCGCTCGCCGGAGCGGCCGCGGTGACCGAGCAGATGAGGATCGGTCCCGGCGTCCTGCTCGTCCCGCTCTACGCGCCGCTGAAGCTCGCCGAGGACGTTGCGGTGCTCGACTGCCTCTCGAACGGCCGGCTCATCTTCGGCGTCGCCCCGGGCTACGTCTCCGAGGAGTTCGCCGCGCACGGCGTGCCGCGCGAGGAGCGCTTCGGCCGCTTCTGGGAGGCGCTCGAGCTCATGGACCGCGCCTGGACCGAGGAGCGGTTCTCGTTCGAGGGCAAGTACTTCCAGGTGCCCGAGACCCAGGTGAACCCGAAGCCGGTGCAGCAGCCGGTCCCGATCTGGTGGGGCCTGTCCGGGCCGAAGTCGCTCGCGCGCGCCGCGCGCCGAGGCGGGACGCTGTTCCCGTCGCCGCGGCACGGGATCGCGGAGATCCAGGAGCACCTCGACGTCTGGCGCGGCGCCGGCGGCGAGGTCGACGAGCTGCCGGTCATCCGGGAGGTCTTCGTCGCTGAGACGAGGGAGAAGGCGGAGGAGCTGGCGGCTCCGGCGGTGACGTACCTCTTCCGCGAGCTGTACGGCAAGAAGTCCGCGCAGGGCGAGCGCGAGCTGCGCGACGACGCGGGCAAGACCGTGCGGGCGGAGGATCAGGTGGACTTCGAGCACTTCAAGGGGCGCTACGTCATCGGCGATCCGGAGTTCGCCTATCAGGAGCTCGTCAAGTACCAGCGCGAGCTCGGGGCGACGGAGATCATCTGCTGGATGCACCTGCCCGGACTGCGGGGGGATGTGGCCATGCGGTCGGTGGAGCTCTTCGCGAAGGAGGTCATGCCGGCGTTCCGTGAGCCGGCGAGCGTCTAAGGAGGCGACCCGATGGCAGCGACGACCGAGAGCGCGGTGCAGCGCTACAGGCTCTACATCGACGGCGAGGAGGTCGACGCGAGCGGCGGAGCCGTCTTCCCTTCGACGAACCCCGCGACCGGGGAGCCGTGGGCGGAGGTCGCCGACGCGACGGCCGAGGACGTCGATCGCGCCGTGCGCGCCGCCGCGCGCGCGTTCGCGCACGACAGCCCGTGGCGGACGCTCTCGGCGACGAAGCGCGGCCGGCTGCTGATGCGCCTCGCCGACGCGATCACCGCGCATGCCGACGAGATCGCGCGGATCGAGGTGCGCGAGAACGGCAAGCTGCTCAAGGAGATGGCCGCGCAGCTGCGCGTCGTGCCCGAGTGGCTCTACTACTTCGGCGGGCTCGCCGACAAGATCGAGGGCAAGACCATCCCGCTGGACCGCACGTCGGTCCTGAACTACACGACGCGCGAGCCGCTCGGCGTCGTCGGCGTCATCACGCCGTGGAACTCGCCGTCGCTGCTGACCTTCATGACCCTCGCGCCGGCGCTCGCCGCCGGCAACACCATCGTCGTCAAGCCGTCGGAGGTGACGTCGGCGTCGCTGCTCGAGATCGCGCGCCTCCTGCCGGAGGCGGGGTTCCCACCCGGCGTGATCAACGTCGTCACGGGGGCTCGCGTCGCCGGGCAGGCGCTCGCGGCGCACCCGGGCGTCGCGAAGATCGCCTTCACCGGCGGCTCCGACGCCGGGCGCTCGATCGCGGCCACGGTCGGCGGCCGCCTCGGGCGGGTGACGCTGGAGCTCGGCGGCAAGAGCCCGAACATCGTCTTCGAGGATGCGGACCTCGACGCCGCCGAGGCGGGTGTGCTCGCCGGGATCTACGGCGCCGGCGGCCAGACCTGCATCGCCGGGTCGCGGGCGTTCGTCCACGAGTCGATCTACGACGAGCTCCTCGACCGGCTGCGCCGGCGCGCCGAGGGGATCGTCCTCGGCAACCCGCTCGAGCCCGAGACGCAGATGGGCCCGGCCGCGACCGAGGCCCAGCTGCAGAAGATCGCGCAGTTCGTCGACGACGCGCGTGGGGAGGGCGCGCGAGTGGTCGCCGGTGGGCAGCGCGGCAGCGTCGAGGCTCTGCCGAACGGGTTCTTCTACGAGCCCACGATCCTCGCCCAGATCACGAACGAGAGCCGGGTCGCGCAGGAGGAGGTCTTCGGGCCGGTCCTCGCGGCGATGCCGTTCCGCGACGACGAGGAGGCGATCCAGCTCGCGAACGCCACGCGGTACGGGCTCGCCGCCGGCATCTGGACCCAGAACGTGAAGCGGGCGCACCGGGTCGCGCGGCGCCTCGACGCGGGCACGATCTGGATCAACCTCTACCGCGCGATCACCTACAACTCGCCGTTCGGCGGGTTCAAGGAGAGCGGCATCGGACGACTGAACGGCGTGGACGCGGTCGACGAGTTCCTGCAGACCAAGAGCGTCTGGGTCGAGCTCTCCGACGACGTCCAGGACCCCTTCGTCCTGAAGGTCTAGCGAACGAAAGGACGGCAGCATGAGCACGCAGGCCCCGTCGCGCTCCTTCGTCTCATGGCGCGCCGCCGACATCGACGGAGACCACGCCAGCGGCTGCGTGATCACGACTGCCGACGGCACGGAGCTCCTCGACTTCACGGCCGGGATCGGCGTGGTCTCCACCGGCCACTGCCACCCGCGCGTCGTCGCGGCGATCCAGGAGCAGGCCGCGCGGTTCATCCACGCCCAGGCGAACCTGGTCCGCCATGCGATGCTCGAGCCGCTCGGTGAGGCGCTCGCCGAGATCGCGCCCCCCGGGATCGATCACTTCTTCTACGCGAACTCCGGCGCGGAGGCGATCGAGAGCTTCGTGAAGTTCGCGCGCCAGGCGACGCGGCGCAGCAACGTGATCGTGTTCGAGGGCTCGTTCCACGGCCGCACGCTGATGGCCGCGGCGCTGACGATGTCGAACGTCGTCTACCGCGCCGGCTTCGGCCCCCTGCCCGAGGGCGTGTACGTCGCGCCCTACCCGTACGCGTACGCGATGGGCGAGGACCCGGAGACCGCGTCCGAGCTGGCCCTCGAGGCCGTGCGCAAGCTGTTCAAGACGCAGACGGCGCCCGAGGACACCGCAGGCATCCTCGTCGAGCCGGTCCTGGGGGAGGGCGGGTACGTCGTGCCGCCGCCGTCGTTCCTGGTGGGACTGCGCGAGATCTGCGACGAGCACGGGATGGCGCTCGGGGTCGACGAGGTGCAGTGCGGGGTCGGGCGCACCGGGCGCTGGTGGGCCTGCGAGCACTCCGGCGTGTCCCCGGACATCCTCTGCTTCGCGAAGGGCATCGCGTCCGGCTTCCCGATCTCGGGCGTCGGGCTGCGCCCCTGGCTGCTGCGCAACGCGACTCCGGGCTCGCACGGCGGCACCTATGGCGGCAACGCGATCGGGTGCGCGGCCGCACTCGCGACGCTCGAGGTCATCCGCGACGAACGGCTCGTGGAGAACGCCGCCGAGCGGGGGCGGCAGCTGCTCGCGGCGTGCGAGCGCCTGCAGGAGCGCCATGCCGTCATCGGCGACGTGCGCGGTCTCGGCCTGATGGTCGGGCTCGAGCTCACGGACCCGGCGCGTGTCCGGCCGGTCCTGACGCACATGCTCGAGAGCGGCAAGGTCCTTGCGCTCTCGTGCGGGCCGGGCGGCGCGGTGATCCGGTTCGTGCCGCCGCTCATCGTCCGGGAGGCCGAGGTCGAGCGCGCCGTGGCCGCACTTGACACGGCGCTTGCCGAGACGGCTTAGGATCGCGCGACATGGTGAAGAGCGACAGGCAGCCCATCGCCGAACCGGAGCTGCCGGAGCCCCGCTACACGTTCGGCGGCGACGATCACGTCTTCGTGGACCTCGACCAGGCCATGAGCTTCCGCGTCAACTTCCGGCTGCGGGCGCTGACGCACGAGCTCGGCGCCCGGCAGATTCCCGGCGTGTTGGAGATCGCGCCCGCCAACTCGTCCTACCTCGTCCGCGTCGACCCCGACCGGCTCGACCCTCGCGACCTCGTGCGCGAGCTGCGCCGGCTCGACGAGGAGCTCGGGCACGGGGCGCCGCCGGCGTTCCGGACGCGGATCATCGACATGCCGACGTACTACAACGATCCCTGGTCGCGCGAGTGCCTGATGCAGTTCCGCGACCGCCACCAGAACCCGACGGGGACGGATATCGAGTACGTCGCGCGCGTGAACGACATGAGCGAGGACGAGTTCATCGCGACACATCATGGGGCGCCGTACCTCATCACGATGGTGGGGTTCGTCCCCGGCACGGCGTGGCACTTCCAGATGGTGCCGCCCGAACGCCAGCTGCAGGTCCCCAAGTACATCCGGCCCCGCACGGACACGCCGGAACGCACGCTCTCGCACGGCGGCGCGTTCGCCGCGATCTACCCGGTGCGCGGGCCCGGCGGCTACCAGCTGTTCGCCCGGGTCGCGCCGCCGGTGTTCGACGCGGCGCAGCGGCTGCCGGACTTCGAGGAGTCGCCGGTGCTGATGCAGCAGGGCGACATCGTCAAGTTCCGGCCGATCGAACGCGACGAGTACGACGCGATCCGCGCCGAGTGCGAGGCGGGGACCTACCGGTACCGCATCCGCGAGACCGAGTTCGACCCCCAGGCCTTCTTCGCGGACCCCTACGCGTACGACGACCGCCTCGTCAAGGAGCTCTCCTCGTGATCTCGGTCCTCGACGGCGGCGTCTCGACGACGGTGCAGGACGCCGGCCGCTTCGGCCTTTACCACATCGGCATGCCGCCGTCCGGCGCGCTCGACGACTTCTCGTTCCGCGCCGCGAACCTCCTCGTCGGCAACGACGAGACCGCGCCGGTGCTCGAGGCGACCTACAACGGCCCGCGCCTCGCGTTCGAGCAGGACACGCTGGTCGCGGTCACCGGCGCGGATCTGCCGGCGAAGGTCGACGGCGAGGAGCGTCCGGCGTGGGAGGCGTTCACGGTCCGCGCCGGGCAGGAGCTGACGTTCGACTACCTGCGCGCGGGTGCTCGGCCCTACATCGCTGTCGCCGGCGGCTTCAAGGTGCCCGAGGTCATGGGTTCGAGCTCGACGTACACGCTGGTCGCCCTGGGCGGCTGCGAAGGCCGCGCGCTGCGGGCCGGGGACTCGCTTCGCACGGGTGAGCCGCGCGGCGGTCGCGAGGGTGCTCGAGTGGCGGAGCGCCTGCGCCCGCAGCTCATGTCGGACTGGGAGATCCGTGTCGTGACCGGTCTGTGCGACTACCGGCTGAGCGAGGCCGGCCATCGCACGTTCCTCGAGACGGAGTGGACCGTGACGCCCGCGGCGGACCGGATCGGCTACCGCTATCAGGGTGCCGAGCTGGAGTTCGTCGAGCGGGAGCCGCCGTTCGGCGCCGGCAGCGACCCGTCCAACGTCGTCGACGTCGGCTACCCGATCGGTTCGATCCAGGTTCCCGGTGGCGTCGAGCCGATCGCGCTGCTCAACGATGCGGTCACGGGCGGCGGCTACGCCACGATCGCCACCATCATCAGCGCCGACCGCGATGCGGTCGCGCAGTCCAAGACGCACGACCGGACACGGTTCGTGGCCGTCCCGATCGAGGACGCGCTGGCGGCGCGAGCGGAGCGCCGGCGCCGCCTCGACGAGGTCAGGGACTCTCTGACGTGACGCGGTGGCGGTCGATGTAGTCCTCGTCGAGCTCCCAACCCAGGCCCGGGGCGTCGCTCAACTCGATGCAGCCCGCTGAGAGCGGCGGCCGGTTGGCGATCAGGTTCCACCAGATCGGGTCGCGGTCGGGCTCGAAGCACTCGACGTACCTCCCGTGGGGGATCGACGCGAGCAGATGCGCCGCGACCTGCGGCTCCTCGTGATGGCCCATGTCGACGTCGAAGCCCGCGGCCATGGCGGCAACCCGCCGCCACTCCGTCGGACCGCCGGACCATGACGCGTCGAAGTTGCAGATGTCGATGGCGCCCTCGACCATGAGGTCGCGGCAGCCGGCGGCCGAGAACTCGCTCTGTCCCGCGCAGACGCGCAGCGGGGAGCGGTAGCGGACATCGCGCATCGCCCGCCGGTCGTTGTGCCAGCGGCACGGCTCCTCGAACCACGCGACGTCCTCTCCCTCGACGAGGCGCGCGAACTCGATCGCCTCGCGCGGCGACCACGCCTGGTTCGCGTCGACCGCAAGCACGAAGTCCTGGCCTGCGGCGCGGCGCGCCGTCCGGACGCGCTCGGCGTCCTCGGCGGGCGTCAGCCCTCCGACCTTGAACTTGATGCCCGCCAGACCACGTTCGCGCAGGTCCGCGATCTCCTGCTCGATGGAGACGGGCGATCCGTAGTAGCCGCCGATGGAGATCATCGGCAGGCTGCGGCGATAGCCGCCCCACAGCCGCCACAGCGGCTCGCCGAGCGCCTTGCCGATCGCGTCCCAGATCGCCGTGTCCACGCACGCCGACGCCACCAGGCCGAGCCGCCGGTCGCGGAGGATGTCGAAGGTCACCGGTCGCGCGATCTCCCAGCAGCGCTCGACCCTCGCGGCGTCCTCGCCGAGCAGGCGCGGGGCGATCTCGCGGTCGATGATCTGCTGGATCGCCTGCAGCGCCGCGTCCTCGTCGCCCGCGTACGCCTCGCCGACGATCCCCGAGCCGGTCACGACGCGAGTGATCACCGTCGAGCGATGGGTCATCTCGTAGTAGCTGCCGCGGTACACGCGTCCCAGCGGCACGCGGATCGGCACCGTCTCGATCGCGGCGATGGTCAGGTCGCGCGCCGGGCCCGTCATGACGTCACGCCCGTCGACCGCCGGCCCCGGATCCACGTGAACGTCATACCGGCCTGCATGGATGTGCCTCCCTTACCGCAGCACGTCGCGACGACGTCGTGAGTCTGGCAAATCCGCGGAGCGCGCGTCCTCGTCGACGTAGCGCTGGAGGTAGCGCAGCCCGGTGATGGCGCGGCTGCCGTACCAGGAGGTCATCTCGCCGTCGATGAGCGCGACACGGGCGCCGGGGACGGCGGCGGCGACCTCGGGGATGTGGTGGTCCTTGAAGTGGTAGGGCTCGCTGCTGAGCAGGACGTGGTCGACGTGGCCGGCGTGGGCGGCCACGTCGATCTCGGGGTAGCGGTCGGTGCTGTCGG from Capillimicrobium parvum encodes the following:
- a CDS encoding 5-oxoprolinase subunit C family protein, with translation MISVLDGGVSTTVQDAGRFGLYHIGMPPSGALDDFSFRAANLLVGNDETAPVLEATYNGPRLAFEQDTLVAVTGADLPAKVDGEERPAWEAFTVRAGQELTFDYLRAGARPYIAVAGGFKVPEVMGSSSTYTLVALGGCEGRALRAGDSLRTGEPRGGREGARVAERLRPQLMSDWEIRVVTGLCDYRLSEAGHRTFLETEWTVTPAADRIGYRYQGAELEFVEREPPFGAGSDPSNVVDVGYPIGSIQVPGGVEPIALLNDAVTGGGYATIATIISADRDAVAQSKTHDRTRFVAVPIEDALAARAERRRRLDEVRDSLT
- a CDS encoding 5-oxoprolinase subunit PxpA, whose amino-acid sequence is MRTVDINSDLGESFGNWRMGNDEALIPEITTANVACGFHASDPVTMVQTVERCKQHGVAVGAHPGLPDLLGFGRRPMAISPDDAYAYVLYQAGALQGVLRSVGLTLHHIKPHGAMYSILRDDQELAPAAAEAIAQAMDEPVVYWPAPTDAALPNECRRRGIRVVGEIYPDLEYAPDGRLILQRAKHHTDVAEATAQVRRWLDTGRVATPDGTPVEIDAESICLHGDGPNAVEVTQAVKRTVEEAGFRVGPLDATTEVTA
- a CDS encoding mandelate racemase/muconate lactonizing enzyme family protein encodes the protein MDPGPAVDGRDVMTGPARDLTIAAIETVPIRVPLGRVYRGSYYEMTHRSTVITRVVTGSGIVGEAYAGDEDAALQAIQQIIDREIAPRLLGEDAARVERCWEIARPVTFDILRDRRLGLVASACVDTAIWDAIGKALGEPLWRLWGGYRRSLPMISIGGYYGSPVSIEQEIADLRERGLAGIKFKVGGLTPAEDAERVRTARRAAGQDFVLAVDANQAWSPREAIEFARLVEGEDVAWFEEPCRWHNDRRAMRDVRYRSPLRVCAGQSEFSAAGCRDLMVEGAIDICNFDASWSGGPTEWRRVAAMAAGFDVDMGHHEEPQVAAHLLASIPHGRYVECFEPDRDPIWWNLIANRPPLSAGCIELSDAPGLGWELDEDYIDRHRVTSESP
- a CDS encoding aspartate aminotransferase family protein, giving the protein MSTQAPSRSFVSWRAADIDGDHASGCVITTADGTELLDFTAGIGVVSTGHCHPRVVAAIQEQAARFIHAQANLVRHAMLEPLGEALAEIAPPGIDHFFYANSGAEAIESFVKFARQATRRSNVIVFEGSFHGRTLMAAALTMSNVVYRAGFGPLPEGVYVAPYPYAYAMGEDPETASELALEAVRKLFKTQTAPEDTAGILVEPVLGEGGYVVPPPSFLVGLREICDEHGMALGVDEVQCGVGRTGRWWACEHSGVSPDILCFAKGIASGFPISGVGLRPWLLRNATPGSHGGTYGGNAIGCAAALATLEVIRDERLVENAAERGRQLLAACERLQERHAVIGDVRGLGLMVGLELTDPARVRPVLTHMLESGKVLALSCGPGGAVIRFVPPLIVREAEVERAVAALDTALAETA
- a CDS encoding 5-oxoprolinase subunit B family protein, coding for MVKSDRQPIAEPELPEPRYTFGGDDHVFVDLDQAMSFRVNFRLRALTHELGARQIPGVLEIAPANSSYLVRVDPDRLDPRDLVRELRRLDEELGHGAPPAFRTRIIDMPTYYNDPWSRECLMQFRDRHQNPTGTDIEYVARVNDMSEDEFIATHHGAPYLITMVGFVPGTAWHFQMVPPERQLQVPKYIRPRTDTPERTLSHGGAFAAIYPVRGPGGYQLFARVAPPVFDAAQRLPDFEESPVLMQQGDIVKFRPIERDEYDAIRAECEAGTYRYRIRETEFDPQAFFADPYAYDDRLVKELSS
- a CDS encoding LLM class flavin-dependent oxidoreductase yields the protein MKFGLMFSQQVPPESGITWQQPYEDMLRCLPRAEELGYTSVFNVSHHVQLDGLCPSPLIALAGAAAVTEQMRIGPGVLLVPLYAPLKLAEDVAVLDCLSNGRLIFGVAPGYVSEEFAAHGVPREERFGRFWEALELMDRAWTEERFSFEGKYFQVPETQVNPKPVQQPVPIWWGLSGPKSLARAARRGGTLFPSPRHGIAEIQEHLDVWRGAGGEVDELPVIREVFVAETREKAEELAAPAVTYLFRELYGKKSAQGERELRDDAGKTVRAEDQVDFEHFKGRYVIGDPEFAYQELVKYQRELGATEIICWMHLPGLRGDVAMRSVELFAKEVMPAFREPASV
- a CDS encoding aldehyde dehydrogenase, translating into MAATTESAVQRYRLYIDGEEVDASGGAVFPSTNPATGEPWAEVADATAEDVDRAVRAAARAFAHDSPWRTLSATKRGRLLMRLADAITAHADEIARIEVRENGKLLKEMAAQLRVVPEWLYYFGGLADKIEGKTIPLDRTSVLNYTTREPLGVVGVITPWNSPSLLTFMTLAPALAAGNTIVVKPSEVTSASLLEIARLLPEAGFPPGVINVVTGARVAGQALAAHPGVAKIAFTGGSDAGRSIAATVGGRLGRVTLELGGKSPNIVFEDADLDAAEAGVLAGIYGAGGQTCIAGSRAFVHESIYDELLDRLRRRAEGIVLGNPLEPETQMGPAATEAQLQKIAQFVDDARGEGARVVAGGQRGSVEALPNGFFYEPTILAQITNESRVAQEEVFGPVLAAMPFRDDEEAIQLANATRYGLAAGIWTQNVKRAHRVARRLDAGTIWINLYRAITYNSPFGGFKESGIGRLNGVDAVDEFLQTKSVWVELSDDVQDPFVLKV